GTGGTCGCAGGTAGGTAATGTCACAGCTGATTAATGCATCTTAAACTTGACGTAGCTGAAGTCTCTCTCCTGCGagttactgtgtttgtgtctctgtgctcaGTCAGAAGCTCTTGACTCGCTCTTTGTCCTCCAGGTGAGCACAACACGATGGTGACGGAGGGCACGGAGCAGTTCATCCAGGTCGCTGAGATCATCATGCACCAGAACTACGTGAAACTCACTGCCGACAACGACATCGCTCTTCTCCGCCTGGCGTCGCCCATCGTCTACACGCCGTACGCCGTCCCGGCCTGCCTGCCGACGCGCCCGCTGGCGGACCGCGACCTCTGGGCCATCAGCCTGCACACGGTGAGCggctgggggaggaggggggagaacgGACCCACCTCACACATCCTGCGGCGGCTGCAGGTCCCTCGGATCCGGACGCAGCAGTGTGTGCAGGACAGCGGCGTGGTGCTCACCGAGAACATGTTCTGCGCCGGATACATCGAGGGTCGGCAGGACTCGTGTAAAGGCGACAGCGGCGGACCTCTCGTGACCAAGTACAAGCAGACGGTGTTCCTGCTGGGCATCGTGAGCTGGGGGAAGGGCTGCGCCCGACCCGGCAACTACGGCATCTACACCCGAGTGTCCAACTACCTGGAGTGGATCCACAACCGAACAGCGGCGCCGAGTCAGCCGACAAACAACACGGAAGCTTCGTTACACAACCTGACAACCTGAACCTGACAACAGATTCTGTCGGGTTCAGGTTCAGAACGGCGGCCATTTTGTGGACTCATTACAGGAAACACTTTTATTCAAGTAGTTTTACTTTTTGTGAAATGATTCATTGGTAAAAAGTAAACTCCAACGAGCTGTGAGACATCAGAGGACGTTGGACTGTGAACTGTTACGTCATCATAAAGCTGAGTGTAATAGATTACTTTGCTTGATTACTGTTGTCAGTGTCATGTTTGATccaaagctttaaaatgtgtcaatgaaacagcaacagatgttttctgtccagCTTTGTGTTTCAACCGTCCATCAGTTCATGTTCTGCAGATTATGTGACGCCGACATGTTGTTTCCATAGTTAATATACTGATATAACATAACAATAAGTTTCCACTTTTTCTGGCATTTCATGGAAGATGAATCAAATAATGAATCTGTGAAGATCGTGTGGTTAATAAACGTGTTGTGTAAAAGTACTTTTGCTTTGTTACTTTACTCGACCTCAGAACAGATTTGAGGTTCTTACCTGtataaaaatacagtacattttataatactttatacttctactactTAAAGACTTTAGTATAAAAATGACACCTTGGTTTGGATAAGACAGTAAGATGATATCAGTGATGGAGGACGTCGTACTGCAGTACCTCTACTATATGACAGTGCTTAACTGCAGATAATCTGTGGGGCACTAGGACCCAGCATGCAGAGACGTGTTTACTGACCTGGTTACAAACTGACCTGAAGGGTCCGAGGCTCGGTGGGCGTGGCCTGTAAACACTGACCCCTCTTAAAAACTCTGTGCTCGTTTCTCTGAGAACCTCCAGCATGtttctgaggagctgctgcaccgTCTGGATTCTGCTGTCAGGcatcgctgctgctgcaggtctgtgcaTTTTCATAAAAAGCTACATTAGCATGTTGCTAAAGTATAATTGCCAAAGTTAAATAAGAAACTGACTAAAAGCTTAAAGAGAGGACTGAGCTTCTTCTTGCCACCATCCTGTCGTGTTTCCTCAAGTCACTCTGGATAATAAGTGAAGGTGTTgcattgtgtttcagtgtttgtggagAGGAACGAGGCGAACACGGTGCTGCACAGATGGCGCCGAGCAAACAGCGGCTTCCTGGAGGAGATGCAACAAGGAAACCTGGAGAGGGAGTGCATCGAGGAGATCTGCAGCTACGAGGAGGCGCGAGAAGTCTTCGAAGACGTCACACTGACGGTCAGTTTGTTCATCGACTCCACCAAAATGTTACGTTACACAAAGAAAGGCAGAATATCTTTCAATTCTGATGTAGAATTCTGTGTTTTACCTGAAAGTCTGAGGTAATATTATATAAGTTATTGAATATATGGATCATTATATCTGAACTTATTTAGCACGAGATGAgaacacatttcagtcattacacaaacaaaaaagaacaaatctgTGGTAGAACTTTTACTGTTGTTGGACAAAATGGAAGCATTAACGtaaatgttagcattagctcacTTTATGCTAAAAGTGTATCTTGTTaacaaaggtgttttttttgtaaataaaattaaGTGCATACTGATATCTGAATAAAAATTTGATCCTTATGTGTTGAGAGAAATGATTCTATCAGGGTTTTgggttagcatgttagcatgttagcatcccCGAGTCGAATCTATTGGAGAGATGAAACCTgattaaaataaagtaataagACAGAAACATATCATTAAGTAACTGTTAACTTGTTTGTTCTTTGCAGGAAGAATTCTGGCGTAAATATACAAGTGAGTAAAACGTTGTATGATGACTTTTACAAAAGTAGTTCGACGAAGTTTTTATCGTGGTAGCAGGCTAAGCTATAAACTGACGCTAAAGGATGCTAACGCTACATATAACAGACTACTGTTAGCATGTTTTAGAAGCATGCATATATCATGCTAACAAAATGAAGGGTTAATGCTCCTGGTACTCCTTTTGGAGCTTaacgctaacatgctaatgaTTAGCAGTTATGTTAATTGTGCTCACActcttagtttagcatgttaacatgctacCATCAGCTAATTATCAGGTTccagctaaatgctaacagtTTGATGTGATTGAGGGTTTTAAATAatctttatatttacattttttaaagaatttaatttaaatcaaaataaagtaacTGTAAGCAGagaatgtatttttctctcgCCGGAGGATAAAAGTTAAATGGAATGAAGTGAATGGGTTTTACACATGTTGACTCTATAtctatagatagatatatatatatatatatatatatatatatatatatatatatatatatatatatattgactATATCTGAGTGCTGTTGACTCAGCCTGTAATCAGCAGATTGATTTGCACAGTCTTACACAGTCTTATTGATCCTCATTCTTCTGTTGACGAGCACCAAATCTGATCCAAAGACGATTCTTTCGTCCTGTCATCAGATGTTGACGTCTGCGAGGCTGATTGTCAGAACAACGGCACCTGTGTCAACAATGGAACCTCCGACTATTGTGTCTGTCCCGAGGGCTTCGGTGGAGAACTCTGTCAGACAGGTGAGAAATAATCAATGTGCCATATCACTGTTATCTAACAGCTATAGATGACAATAAAGTAAAGGAATATTCTTCtgtatattatatttaaaatgaGGTTACCTTCACTTTCCTCAGTGGTGGAAGACCTGCTGAAGTGTCTTTACCAGAACGGACAGtgtgaacatttctgtgacGGATCAGGACAACGTGTCAAATGTTCCTGTGCTGACGGATACAAACTGGGTCCGCATGGACGACAGTGCATCGCTCAGGGTACAAATACCACCTGAACACTGCGTCTGTGAAGCGCTGACGTACCTGCACACTATAATAAGTGTGTTCGGCTCAAATACGTTGGTATTTTGCTGTAacgtgtgttttctgtgtcacagtggaTTATCCGTGTGGGCGGCTGCCTCCACAGGAAACCACAAACCAGAGTGTTGTGGGTCAGACCCGGCTGGTGGGAGCTAATCACTGCCCCAAAGGAGAGTGTCCATGGCAGgtaaacactgctgcagcactgcgGCCAGTAACATGTGGAGGGTTCGTCCTCTGGGGAGCAGGAGATCTGACCACtgatgtcttcttctctgtggttGTTATTTCTCTGGTCAGATAAATGTAAACGTGGCCTGAAGGTGAAACAACAAAGTCATTAATCTGGACCCAAAATGTTGGTTATAAGTCTGTTTCCATCGTCTGTCGCGTTGATCAGGTTCTGGTTCAGAGAAATGGACGAAGTCACTGTGGAGGTGTTTTAATCAGACCGGACTGGGTCGTCACCGCCGCTCACTGTGTCACCGGGAGAATCACAGAGGTCACCGTGGTGGGAGGTAACCAGTCGACTTTTTACATCAAAGATAAATTACTTTGTACTCTGGAGTTTGTCTCATCTGAAGATGTCTGAAGTTGTTGACAGAGTTCCTGTTCTGCCACCAGGTGAACACAACCTGGACGTGGATGAGAAGTCAGAACAGAAGATGGGTGTTTTAGCATCGAAGGTCCATGAAAACTACGACCCAGAGACGGGCGACAGCGACGTGGCCTTGCTGAAGCTGAATCGACCGTTCACCTTGAACCGCCACATCGTCCCCGTTTGCCTGCCGACCAAAGAATTTGCGGAGAAGGAGCTGCTGCCGGTCCGCTACCACACCATGTCCGGCTGGGGCAAGAGGACCATCGGGGGCAACGTGGAGCATGGCGCTGTACACGCTGTCCCGGTGTCCCCCATCCTTCGAAAATTCTCCATCCCCATCCTGCAGAACTCCCACTGCTCCCAGAGAACCCAGTTCAACTTCACCAGCAACATGCTATGTGCAGGATACCTGGGAGGTACTCAGCAGAGTTGCCGTGGAGATGACGGGAGCCCGCTGATCACACTTTACGGCTCCACCCACTTcctgacaggtgtggtgggCTGGGGGCGGGGCTGTCCGCAGCCCGGGTATTATGGGGTGTTCGCCAACATGGCTAACTTCGTGGAGTGGGTGGAGGCGTCAGTGGTGGAAACTGACAAAGCGCTCCTTTCATTGGATGCAGCTCTTGAGATGTTAGAACAGGAACGAGTTTAATGAAGTGCtgaagttattttctgtttaaagatTTAATTCTCgaagtcacaaacaaacattatcaCGACTCAGACGTCTCAGTGCTCTAACTGTCCAGTTTCCTCGTCGGGCTTGTTCTGTTTTCACGTGTTGGCGTCAACGGTGTGTGATATTTTGGTTGAgatgttaataaatgtttctgattgATCAGACTTGGATCTTTATTGATCGATCAGGTGTTTTTCCCACATGATCATATTTACAGTTTTCTCTTTGGCATGAAGAAACTGTTGAACAGCCTCCATCATCCACACCGGAGATCCTGCGATGGCCgcagtttgactgacagctcatttgagcagataTGTGCTTATATGCCCGCCCTAGAACCTACAACAGCCAATAAGATTTCAGATCCAGTAATAcatcatatcatatatcatatcaGTTTTAAAGCAATAAACTTGGAGATGATGAAAGTTCATGtagttttatgtgtttttgttcttttcatatTAACTGCATAACTTctgttgcattgcattgtggg
This genomic interval from Acanthopagrus latus isolate v.2019 chromosome 24, fAcaLat1.1, whole genome shotgun sequence contains the following:
- the LOC119015134 gene encoding coagulation factor VII-like, with the translated sequence MFLRSCCTVWILLSGIAAAAVFVERNEANTVLHRWRRANSGFLEEMQQGNLERECIEEICSYEEAREVFEDVTLTEEFWRKYTNVDVCEADCQNNGTCVNNGTSDYCVCPEGFGGELCQTVVEDLLKCLYQNGQCEHFCDGSGQRVKCSCADGYKLGPHGRQCIAQVDYPCGRLPPQETTNQSVVGQTRLVGANHCPKGECPWQVLVQRNGRSHCGGVLIRPDWVVTAAHCVTGRITEVTVVGGEHNLDVDEKSEQKMGVLASKVHENYDPETGDSDVALLKLNRPFTLNRHIVPVCLPTKEFAEKELLPVRYHTMSGWGKRTIGGNVEHGAVHAVPVSPILRKFSIPILQNSHCSQRTQFNFTSNMLCAGYLGGTQQSCRGDDGSPLITLYGSTHFLTGVVGWGRGCPQPGYYGVFANMANFVEWVEASVVETDKALLSLDAALEMLEQERV